From the Anolis sagrei isolate rAnoSag1 chromosome 12, rAnoSag1.mat, whole genome shotgun sequence genome, one window contains:
- the POLR3GL gene encoding DNA-directed RNA polymerase III subunit RPC7-like has translation MRGKRPLPTAGKGRPKPRPLFIHKRKPRPRPFPGSPLPLAAWKEVPAHFERSPGKPLQPLLPGHGAFSIARTEAPPTRDRGPAPKREGMAGRGGGGGGRGRGRGGHMTFSVEAIGIIGKGEALPPPTLQPSPLFPPLEYKPLPLQTGEEVEYMLALKQELRGATKNLPYFIKPSAPKKDVERYSDKYQISGPVDNAIEWNPDWKRLPQELKIRVRKLRKQRELVLAPKRKSQLPTDKEETIKKLETLEKKEEEVTSEEEGEEEGNEEGKEEEAEEEYDEEEFEEETDYIMSYFDNGEDFGADSDDNMDEAVY, from the exons ATGCGTGGAAAGAGGCCTCTTCCCACTGCTGGCAAAGGCaggccgaagccccgcccactcttcATTCACAAGAGAAAGCCCCGGCCACGCCCCTTCCCTGGATCTCCGCTCCCATTGGCCGCCTGGAAAGAAGTCCCCGCCCATTTCGAACGTTCCCCGGGCAAGCCTCTTCAGCCGCTCCTTCCGGGTCAC GGGGCCTTTTCCATTGCCCGGACCGAAGCTCCGCCCACAAGGGACCGAGGTCCCGCCCCCAAAAGGGAGGGGATGGCTGGCCGAGGCGGAGGCGGAGgtgggagggggcgtggccgagGGGGTCACATGACCTTTAGCGTGGAGGCCATCGGCATCATTGGCAAGGGGGAGGcgctccccccacccaccctccAGCCCTCCCCATTATTCCCA cccttggaatACAAGCCGCTTCCTCTTCAGACGGGAGAAGAAGTCGAATATATGTTGGCTTTGAAGCAGGAGCTCCGGGGAGCCACCAAAAACCTGCCTTATTTCATCAAACCTTCCGCCCCAAAGAAAG ATGTGGAACGATATTCTGATAAATACCAAATATCCGGCCCTGTTGATAATGCCATCGAATGGAACCCCG ACTGGAAGCGGCTTCCCCAGGAATTGAAGATCCGGGTGCGGAAGCTGCGGAAGCAAA GAGAATTGGTTCTGGCCCCGAAACGTAAATCCCAGCTTCCGACGGACAAAGAGGAAACCATCAAGAAACTGGAG ACtttggagaagaaagaggaggaagtgacgtcggaagaggaaggagaggaagaagggaacgaagaagggaaggaggaggaagccgAGGAGGAGTACGACGAGGAGGAGTTCGAGGAG GAGACGGACTACATCATGTCTTATTTCGACAACGGGGAGGATTTCGGGGCCGACAGCGACGACAACATGGACGAGGCCGTGTATTGA